Within the Bacteroidales bacterium genome, the region CAGAACTACAAATCCCCATGTTATAATTTAAAATAAATATGGGGATTTTTCAATTGCTCCTTTATCTCATTTTTTGGAAACTCTTCTCAATTGAATAACCGGTTATTGTAGATTTTCGTCGATGGCCGGATAAGTTTTGAAATTTGAGGATTTGGTACTTACAATTGGTTTAGCCCTATATCCTTTCAAGCACCCTGCACATTCAAATTGGTCAGGCCCATTCTGTTGGCATGCTGAATGGCTTGGCGATACTCCTGGTTGGTAATGCGCCGATTGATCTGAGGATATTCATCAGCCTCATAATTAGGCTGATATTGCGCCATCAAATGAAAGTAGGTATCTTTGGGCAGATTATCAGCAACCCACGCAATAACTTCCTTTGTTCCGCTCACATCATTGGGAAGAACAAGATGTCGTATCATCAGACCCTTATACATAAGTCCGTCATTTGCAGGTTTGGCCACACCAACCTGACGATGCATTTCCAACAGAGCAGCTTTTGCCATTTCGGGATAATCGCGTGCTCCTGATGAATATTTGGCAGCCATGCTGCTCCGGAAATATTTGAAATCGGGCATGTAAATGTCTACAATGCCATCAAGAAGCTTCAACACTTCCACCTTTTCGTACCCACTGGTGTTATATACAAGGGGGAGACGCAAACCTTTTCCGGCAGCTTTATCCAGTGCAAGCAGAATATGGGGTGAATAATGCGTGGGGGTTACTACGTTGATATTTTTGCAGCCTATTTCCTGCAACCGAATCATCATAGCAGCCAGATCATCAATGCTTCGTTCCTTACCCCTGCCTCCCATGCTGATCTCCCAGTTGATACAGTAAACACATCGAAGAGAACAGTGGGTCATAAAAATTGTTCCCGATCCTCCCTCACCTACCAGCGGTCTTTCTTCTCCGAAATGGGGATGGAATGAAGAAATCACCAGTTGAGAAGTGGACCCGCAATCGCCTTTCTGGCCATCCAGGCGGTTGTTTTCGCATTCCCTCGGACACAGGTCACATATATTCATCATCTCCCAAAGGATCTGACCCCGCCGCTTCAGTTCACCGGAGCGGTGAAGCTCCAGGTACCGGGGTTCGAAAGCGGAGTTAGAAGATAGCGGGATTGCTGATTTAGCAGCAACACCTGAAGATTCTGACTGAAAACGGTATGATCTGGAGCTATCCAACCAGGAATAGGCCTTGGCGGAAGGTAAAAGAAAAAAAGCCAGCCCGCCGAGACGCCTTAAGAAATTTCTGCGTGAAGGAGAAGGGTATGTGGGATGTTGAATTGCCATAGTTTTGGGTGTGTTATTTTATGCATTCGGTTTAAAAAATTCACATTTAATTTTCAACGTTTAAGATATATAATTTTTTAGACGGGTTTACTTAAATCAATAGTTTTTCCAACGGAAATCATCCGGGTTCATTACGGTAATATTTTCGCCATACTGGGTCAACACCAACAGGCCATGTTTTTCTGCCAGTTCATAGCTGTCTGATGGTATAATCATGCCTGCAACCGCTCCTATGATCTTTTTATCTCCATATTCAGTAAATAATGGTTTAAATTCGGACAGTTTCCGGTTAACAAAGTCCTCAACATCATCGGGATGGAGCTTGTATTTTACTTCGATGACAATGATATATTCCTTATTATGAAGCACAATGTCATATTCTCCCTGTAATTTTTTGGATTTCCTCGCGAGATGATCCACTTCATTATATTCAATACCAAAGATAGCTTTCCGGGATTCCAGGCCTCGTCTGAAAAATTCTTCGGCAAAAACCTCACTATTCTCGGAGACACCCCCATAAAGGTTTGCCAGCTTGTCGATCTTCCGGTCGGTTTCTTTGAATTGTCTCTCCGTTTCCTTAAATATCTTCCATACATCATTGAAGGAAAAAGGTTCCCCATATTCCGATAATGGTTCGTTTGTTCTGTCTTTATCTTTTTTGCTCATATTTATATTTCTTTCTACAAAGATATAGGTTTTTATTTTAATCGTCCTTTTTCTATAAAAAACGGTAAGCAACAGACAGATATTTTTATCCTTACAAACCACTTTAACTCTGCTGAAAAACCTGGCTTTTCACTTCAATGCTATTACAAAAAAATTATTTAAACCCAATTAAAATTACCTATTTCCCGAAAAAGGACTTCCATTTCTTTTTCATATTATCTAACTTTGAAAAGAAAATTAATTAGAGTCTGTCTATAATATTCGCTGGCTGCGTTACGCTCGTTTTTCATGCCAGTCGATTACATCAAGTAAACTCCTGGCATTCAAAACTCGCAAGCCTTGCCAGCGAACATTCTAGACGAGACTCTTTCAAATTTCTTTGACTTTATGGACAACACTAATTAACATTAAGAATCTAACAAAAAAGGAGTTGATTATGGCAACAATAGGAGAAATGTTTCAAACCGCAAACTGGAAAGAAGAAAAGCATGTCCCGGCAATTGAATGTCCGGATGAAGTGGGTGCCAACGAAATGTTCCAGGTGAAGGCATCTTTGGGCAAAGAAATTGCCCATCCGAATACCACGGAACACCATATCCGCTGGATACAACTTTATTTCAAACCTGAGGGCGCCAAATTTGCCTATCACATTGGTTCATTTGAATTTGCAGCTCACGGTGAATCAGTGGATGGTGCCAATCAGGGTCCTGTTTATACCAACCACTCGGTTGTTTCCGAATTCAAAACAAGCAAATCCGGGACATTGATTGCAACATCTTACTGCAACATTCATGGGCTCTGGGAAAATTCAAAGGAAATAAAAGTGAAATAACCTTTGCACCTGGCTGGATAAGAA harbors:
- a CDS encoding class II SORL domain-containing protein, with product MATIGEMFQTANWKEEKHVPAIECPDEVGANEMFQVKASLGKEIAHPNTTEHHIRWIQLYFKPEGAKFAYHIGSFEFAAHGESVDGANQGPVYTNHSVVSEFKTSKSGTLIATSYCNIHGLWENSKEIKVK
- a CDS encoding radical SAM protein produces the protein MAIQHPTYPSPSRRNFLRRLGGLAFFLLPSAKAYSWLDSSRSYRFQSESSGVAAKSAIPLSSNSAFEPRYLELHRSGELKRRGQILWEMMNICDLCPRECENNRLDGQKGDCGSTSQLVISSFHPHFGEERPLVGEGGSGTIFMTHCSLRCVYCINWEISMGGRGKERSIDDLAAMMIRLQEIGCKNINVVTPTHYSPHILLALDKAAGKGLRLPLVYNTSGYEKVEVLKLLDGIVDIYMPDFKYFRSSMAAKYSSGARDYPEMAKAALLEMHRQVGVAKPANDGLMYKGLMIRHLVLPNDVSGTKEVIAWVADNLPKDTYFHLMAQYQPNYEADEYPQINRRITNQEYRQAIQHANRMGLTNLNVQGA